One region of Streptomyces rishiriensis genomic DNA includes:
- a CDS encoding ABC transporter substrate-binding protein has product MNRRHPRHRAPATLLAAALAALLVAATGCSSKADGDSGSESADGVKSGPGVTAKTIRLGALTDLTGPYATLGKSIVQAQQMWADETNAAGGICDRKVEIVVKDHGYDVQKAVTAYADLSPDVVALPQVIGSPVVAALLDDIESDHLLTFPQAWAASLLGKDSVQVMGTTYDVDMITAVDFLTRTKGLAKGDAIGHVYFEGDYGANALEGSTWAAGKAGLKIVPQKIKATDTDLSAQVSALRKAGVKAVLISAGPAQTASLVGVAASRGLKVPVVSSAPGFAPQLMKTPAAPALLGMLNVVSAAPAVSSDLPGVQKMVTAYGKKYPGSPVDSGVLSGYNAAQLLGADLKKACAAGSLAREDVVKAHRAQKNADTGLGSPQDFSDVSRPAALSTYVLKPDAKAVGGLVGVEEAHQAPGVTEYLENRS; this is encoded by the coding sequence GTGAACCGCAGGCACCCCAGACACCGCGCCCCCGCAACCCTCCTCGCCGCCGCGCTCGCGGCCCTGCTCGTCGCGGCCACCGGATGCAGCTCCAAGGCGGACGGTGACAGCGGCTCCGAGAGCGCCGACGGCGTCAAGTCCGGCCCCGGAGTGACCGCGAAGACCATCAGACTCGGCGCCCTCACCGACCTGACCGGCCCCTACGCGACCCTCGGCAAGAGCATCGTGCAGGCCCAGCAGATGTGGGCCGACGAGACCAACGCCGCCGGCGGGATCTGCGACCGCAAGGTCGAGATCGTCGTCAAGGACCACGGCTACGACGTGCAGAAGGCGGTCACCGCCTACGCCGACCTCTCCCCGGACGTCGTCGCGCTGCCGCAGGTCATCGGATCCCCGGTCGTCGCCGCCCTCCTCGACGACATCGAGAGCGACCACCTGCTCACCTTCCCGCAGGCCTGGGCGGCATCCCTGCTCGGTAAAGACTCCGTCCAGGTCATGGGCACCACCTACGACGTCGACATGATCACGGCCGTCGACTTCCTCACCCGCACCAAGGGACTCGCCAAGGGCGACGCCATCGGCCATGTGTACTTCGAGGGCGACTACGGCGCGAACGCCCTGGAGGGTTCGACCTGGGCGGCCGGGAAGGCCGGGCTGAAGATCGTCCCGCAGAAGATCAAGGCGACGGACACGGACCTCTCCGCGCAGGTCTCGGCGTTGCGCAAGGCCGGTGTGAAGGCCGTCCTGATCAGCGCGGGCCCGGCCCAGACCGCCTCCCTGGTCGGGGTCGCCGCCTCCCGCGGACTGAAGGTCCCCGTCGTCAGCAGCGCGCCCGGCTTCGCGCCGCAGCTGATGAAGACCCCGGCGGCGCCGGCCCTGCTGGGCATGCTGAACGTGGTCAGCGCGGCGCCCGCCGTGAGCTCGGACCTGCCCGGCGTCCAGAAGATGGTGACCGCGTACGGAAAGAAGTACCCCGGCTCCCCGGTGGACTCCGGGGTGCTCTCCGGATACAACGCCGCCCAACTGCTGGGCGCCGACCTGAAGAAGGCCTGCGCGGCCGGCAGCCTCGCCCGCGAGGACGTGGTGAAGGCGCACCGTGCGCAGAAGAACGCCGACACCGGACTCGGCTCCCCGCAGGACTTCTCCGACGTCTCCCGCCCCGCCGCCCTGTCGACCTATGTGCTCAAGCCGGACGCGAAGGCGGTCGGCGGCCTGGTGGGCGTGGAGGAGGCGCACCAGGCGCCGGGCGTGACGGAGTACCTGGAGAACCGCTCCTGA
- a CDS encoding aldo/keto reductase: MQTRRIGDLDVSAIGLGAMPMSIEGRPDEARSLATIHAALDAGVTLIDTADAYHLHADEVGHNEILIAKALAGHDRGRDVLVATKGGHLRPGDGSWTLDGSPAHLRTACEASLRRLGVEAIGLYQFHRPDPRIPYEESVGAVRELLDEGKIRAAGISNANPRQIALANDILGGRLAAVQNQFSPAFRSSEPELRLCEELGIAFLPWSPLGGISRARELGSSYAPFAHVAEAHGVSPQRVCLAWMLARSPVVVPIPGASRPETILDSLAATDLVLTAGELAELDAAV, encoded by the coding sequence ATGCAGACCCGCCGCATCGGTGACCTGGACGTCAGCGCGATCGGCCTCGGCGCCATGCCCATGTCGATCGAAGGACGACCGGACGAGGCCCGGTCCCTCGCCACGATCCACGCCGCACTGGACGCGGGCGTCACCCTGATCGACACCGCGGACGCCTACCACCTGCACGCCGACGAGGTCGGCCACAACGAGATCCTGATCGCCAAGGCCCTCGCCGGCCACGACCGGGGCCGGGACGTCCTGGTCGCCACCAAGGGCGGCCATCTGCGTCCCGGTGACGGCAGCTGGACCCTCGACGGCAGCCCCGCACACCTCAGGACGGCCTGCGAGGCGTCACTGCGGCGGCTCGGCGTGGAGGCCATCGGCCTGTACCAGTTCCACCGCCCCGACCCGCGGATCCCCTACGAGGAGTCCGTCGGCGCCGTGCGGGAGCTCCTGGACGAGGGGAAGATCCGCGCCGCCGGCATCTCCAACGCGAACCCCCGGCAGATCGCGCTGGCGAACGACATCCTCGGCGGGCGCCTGGCCGCCGTACAGAACCAGTTCTCCCCGGCCTTCCGCTCCAGCGAGCCCGAACTGCGGCTGTGCGAGGAGCTCGGCATCGCCTTCCTGCCGTGGAGCCCGCTCGGCGGCATCTCCCGCGCGCGCGAACTGGGCTCCTCCTACGCGCCGTTCGCCCATGTCGCCGAGGCCCACGGGGTCAGCCCGCAACGGGTGTGCCTGGCCTGGATGCTCGCCAGGTCACCGGTCGTGGTCCCCATCCCCGGCGCGAGCCGGCCGGAGACGATCCTGGACTCCCTCGCGGCGACGGACCTCGTCCTGACCGCAGGCGAACTGGCCGAGCTGGACGCCGCCGTCTGA
- a CDS encoding branched-chain amino acid ABC transporter permease — MTAFLDSILTGLALGAVYALVALGFVVIFKASGVLNFAHGSLLLFGGYLVAVLHDDWGFAGALAVAVLATAALAGALDRLLLQRGDPDPQAAHVQTIVTIGVDIVLLTDLSRRIGGDLLTLGDPWGDSVTRLGSVTVADSRLAAIAVSALAIGAVFALFRYTSWGLSLRAAAEDTEAAALMGVRLSRVRMLAWCLAGALAALAAVFLAAFPTPGLERTTGQIALKAFPAAILGGLTSPPGALAGSLLIGLTEALAAGYQSELHVLGEGFGDVAPYAVMVAVLLVRPTGLFGAKGAARV, encoded by the coding sequence ATGACCGCCTTCCTCGACAGCATCCTCACCGGGCTCGCGCTCGGCGCGGTCTACGCACTGGTCGCGCTCGGCTTCGTCGTCATCTTCAAGGCGTCCGGCGTGCTCAACTTCGCCCACGGATCGCTGCTGCTGTTCGGCGGCTACCTCGTCGCCGTCCTCCACGACGACTGGGGATTCGCCGGTGCCCTCGCGGTGGCCGTGCTGGCCACCGCGGCGCTCGCCGGGGCCCTCGACCGGCTGCTGCTGCAGCGCGGCGACCCCGACCCGCAGGCCGCCCATGTGCAGACCATCGTCACCATCGGCGTGGACATCGTGCTGCTGACCGACCTCTCCCGGCGCATCGGCGGTGACCTGCTGACCCTCGGCGACCCGTGGGGCGATTCGGTGACCCGTCTGGGCTCCGTGACCGTCGCGGACAGCCGGCTCGCCGCGATCGCCGTCTCCGCGCTCGCCATCGGCGCCGTCTTCGCCCTGTTCCGCTACACGTCCTGGGGCCTGTCCCTGCGGGCCGCGGCGGAGGACACGGAAGCGGCCGCGCTGATGGGCGTACGGCTGAGCCGGGTGCGCATGCTCGCCTGGTGCCTGGCCGGCGCCCTGGCCGCCCTGGCCGCGGTGTTCCTCGCCGCGTTCCCCACCCCCGGGCTGGAACGGACCACCGGTCAGATCGCCCTCAAGGCCTTCCCGGCGGCGATCCTCGGCGGCCTGACCTCCCCGCCCGGCGCGCTGGCCGGCAGCCTGCTGATCGGCCTGACCGAGGCGCTGGCGGCCGGATACCAGTCCGAACTGCACGTGCTGGGCGAGGGGTTCGGCGACGTCGCCCCGTACGCCGTCATGGTGGCCGTCCTGCTGGTGCGGCCCACCGGACTGTTCGGCGCGAAGGGAGCGGCTCGTGTCTGA
- a CDS encoding branched-chain amino acid ABC transporter permease, translating into MSERIPKGAGVLLAALLLCALPFYLDAFWLRIGLFSMAAAIGAVGLGLLTGTAGQLSLGHAFFLAVGAYGYTWLAGEPGPGLPTALAALLAVLLAGAAGGLFSPVAGRVRGIYLGVATLALVFLGHHVLLTADSVTGGFNGRSVPPLSIGGFSFTDDDPGLVLLGVPFGAEERLWFLGLALLAGTWWTARGLLRGRPGRALAALRDSETAAAVMGVDVARHRSAAFVVSSMYAGLAGVLLALAFRRVVPDYFGLALSVDYLAMIVIGGLGSVAGAAAGAVFVTALPLLMTRYADQLPLVTAPGTTEGGVGPTEAARYLYGAAIVLILLYAPDGLRGLVRRVRTRLRRASPAPAPATRPSASAVRTKESTP; encoded by the coding sequence GTGTCTGAGCGGATCCCCAAGGGCGCCGGCGTGCTCCTGGCCGCCCTTCTGCTGTGCGCGCTGCCCTTCTACCTGGACGCCTTCTGGCTGCGCATCGGCCTGTTCTCGATGGCCGCCGCCATCGGCGCCGTCGGCCTCGGCCTGCTCACCGGCACCGCCGGTCAGCTCTCCCTGGGGCACGCGTTCTTCCTCGCCGTGGGCGCCTACGGCTACACCTGGCTGGCGGGAGAACCCGGCCCGGGACTCCCGACCGCGCTCGCCGCACTCCTCGCCGTGCTGCTCGCCGGGGCGGCGGGCGGGCTGTTCAGCCCCGTCGCCGGGCGGGTGCGCGGCATCTACCTGGGCGTCGCCACCCTCGCCCTGGTCTTCCTGGGCCACCATGTGCTGCTCACCGCCGACTCCGTCACCGGCGGGTTCAACGGCCGCTCCGTGCCCCCGCTGAGCATCGGGGGGTTCTCCTTCACCGACGACGACCCGGGCCTCGTCCTGCTCGGCGTGCCGTTCGGCGCCGAGGAACGCCTGTGGTTCCTCGGTCTCGCCCTGCTGGCCGGCACCTGGTGGACCGCGCGCGGCCTGCTGCGCGGACGCCCGGGGCGTGCCCTCGCGGCCCTGCGCGACAGCGAGACGGCGGCGGCGGTCATGGGCGTCGACGTCGCCCGCCACCGCTCGGCGGCCTTCGTCGTGTCGTCGATGTACGCGGGCCTGGCCGGGGTGCTGCTCGCACTGGCCTTCCGCCGGGTCGTCCCCGACTACTTCGGCCTGGCCCTGTCGGTCGACTACCTGGCGATGATCGTGATCGGCGGTCTCGGCTCGGTGGCCGGGGCCGCCGCGGGCGCGGTCTTCGTCACGGCGCTGCCCCTGCTGATGACCCGTTACGCCGACCAGCTTCCGCTGGTGACCGCCCCCGGCACCACCGAGGGCGGAGTGGGCCCGACCGAGGCGGCCCGCTACCTCTACGGCGCGGCGATCGTCCTGATCCTGCTGTATGCCCCCGACGGACTGCGCGGCCTCGTCCGCCGCGTCCGCACCCGTCTGCGCCGCGCCTCCCCGGCCCCGGCGCCCGCCACCCGTCCGTCCGCTTCCGCAGTCCGAACCAAGGAGTCCACCCCGTGA